The following coding sequences lie in one Enterococcus sp. 9E7_DIV0242 genomic window:
- a CDS encoding betaine/proline/choline family ABC transporter ATP-binding protein (Members of the family are the ATP-binding subunit of ABC transporters for substrates such as betaine, L-proline or other amino acids, choline, carnitine, etc. The substrate specificity is best determined from the substrate-binding subunit, rather than this subunit, as it interacts with the permease subunit and not with substrate directly.), translating into MIEFQHVYKIYKGGKVAVEDVNLSFEKGEFICFIGTSGSGKTTSMRMINRMTDPSKGKILINDQDIKTINPVELRRKIGYVIQNIGLMPHMTIRENITIVPKLLKVDQEKRNKIAEKMIDLVELPREMLDRYPHELSGGQQQRIGVVRALAADQDIILMDEPFGALDPITRDSLQDLIKDLQERLGKTIIFVTHDMDEALKLANRIVIMSEGKVIQFDTPDNILSAPANDFVEELIGEDRLLQAKSNKTTVGEVMSRNAITITPEKTLSDAIKVMREKRVDTLLVVDASGVLKGFIDVETLDRQRTKATSVSDILNRDVFFVKESSLLRDTLQRILKRGIKYVPVVDAKQKVVGILTRASLVDIVYDVIWGEEELATIASENVADENSDAPQTEV; encoded by the coding sequence TTGATTGAATTTCAACATGTGTACAAAATTTATAAGGGTGGCAAAGTAGCCGTCGAAGATGTCAATTTGTCTTTCGAGAAGGGCGAATTTATTTGTTTCATCGGAACCAGCGGAAGCGGAAAAACAACTTCCATGCGGATGATCAATCGAATGACCGACCCATCCAAAGGAAAAATCTTGATCAATGACCAAGATATCAAAACGATTAATCCCGTTGAATTGCGTCGAAAAATTGGGTATGTGATTCAAAATATTGGGCTGATGCCGCATATGACTATCAGAGAAAATATCACGATTGTGCCAAAATTACTGAAAGTCGATCAGGAGAAACGAAACAAGATCGCTGAGAAAATGATCGATTTGGTCGAATTGCCCCGTGAAATGCTGGATCGCTATCCTCATGAACTATCCGGTGGACAACAGCAACGGATCGGTGTAGTCCGTGCCTTAGCAGCAGACCAAGATATCATTCTGATGGATGAACCTTTTGGTGCCCTAGATCCTATCACAAGAGATTCGCTTCAAGATTTGATCAAGGATCTTCAAGAACGTTTAGGAAAAACGATTATTTTCGTTACCCATGATATGGATGAAGCATTGAAGCTCGCAAATCGTATCGTGATCATGAGTGAGGGAAAAGTCATTCAATTTGATACACCTGATAATATTTTGAGCGCTCCAGCTAATGATTTCGTTGAAGAATTGATTGGTGAGGACCGCTTGTTGCAGGCAAAATCCAATAAGACGACTGTCGGAGAAGTGATGTCTCGAAACGCGATTACCATTACGCCGGAGAAAACATTATCTGATGCCATTAAGGTCATGAGAGAAAAACGGGTAGATACATTACTGGTCGTTGATGCATCCGGTGTTCTGAAAGGTTTTATCGATGTAGAAACATTGGATAGACAGCGGACAAAAGCAACCAGTGTCAGTGATATTTTGAATAGAGATGTTTTCTTTGTAAAAGAATCTTCTTTATTAAGAGATACACTGCAACGCATTTTAAAACGTGGGATCAAGTATGTTCCCGTTGTTGATGCCAAACAAAAAGTCGTTGGAATCCTGACAAGAGCTTCTCTTGTAGATATCGTTTATGACGTAATCTGGGGTGAAGAAGAATTGGCTACGATTGCTTCTGAAAATGTAGCGGATGAAAACAGCGATGCGCCTCAAACGGAGGTGTAA
- a CDS encoding ABC transporter permease, translated as MNEFLMEKGGELIARTGEHIFISAVALGLGVLFAVPLGILLTRTKRTASIVIGLASALQTVPSLALLALMIPIFGVGRFPAIVALFIYSLLPILRNTYIGVKGVDPDYKDAAKGMGMTNTQSIFMVELPIAIPTIMSGIRLAAVYVVAWATLASYIGAGGLGDFIFSGLNLYRADLIFGGTIPVALIALAADFSLGLLEKKLTPVALRGESE; from the coding sequence ATGAATGAATTTTTAATGGAAAAAGGCGGCGAGCTGATTGCCCGAACTGGCGAACATATTTTTATCTCTGCTGTAGCGCTAGGATTAGGTGTACTATTTGCGGTGCCTCTTGGCATTCTTTTGACTCGAACAAAACGGACCGCTTCCATCGTGATTGGTTTGGCTAGCGCATTACAGACGGTTCCTTCGTTAGCTCTATTGGCCTTGATGATCCCTATTTTCGGTGTTGGCAGATTTCCAGCCATCGTCGCATTATTCATCTATTCTCTTCTACCAATTTTAAGAAACACCTATATTGGTGTCAAAGGGGTGGATCCTGATTATAAGGATGCCGCTAAAGGGATGGGTATGACTAATACACAATCAATCTTTATGGTTGAGCTGCCTATCGCAATTCCTACAATCATGTCAGGAATTCGCCTTGCAGCCGTTTACGTTGTTGCATGGGCAACCTTGGCTTCTTATATTGGTGCCGGTGGTCTAGGTGACTTCATCTTCAGCGGATTGAATTTGTATCGTGCAGATCTAATTTTCGGTGGGACGATTCCTGTCGCATTGATTGCTCTTGCAGCTGATTTTTCATTAGGTTTGTTGGAGAAAAAACTGACTCCTGTAGCATTGCGAGGTGAATCAGAATGA
- a CDS encoding osmoprotectant ABC transporter substrate-binding protein has protein sequence MKKVKIILLSLTLLVTTAILSSCSLPGLASGNDENTISIAGGSTSEIQILANVVKGMIEHYTEKDAVIINNLATTTVIHQSMINGDTSISAARYTGTDLTGTLQLPPEKEPDKAFDIVKKEFQSRYQQTWFPSYGFANTYAFMVTKETAEKYNLKKISDLKNVADQLTAGADTSWIDRQGDGYKGFTEEYGFDFKRVFPMQIGLVYDAVAAGKMDVVLGYSTDGRIGSYDLVMLEDDLKFFPPYDASIVATDAILKDNPELKDILSKLSGTISTKKMQELNYQADNDLMEPAIVAERFLKDNHYFDTEGGNN, from the coding sequence ATGAAAAAAGTAAAAATTATTTTGCTTAGCTTAACGCTTTTAGTTACAACAGCCATATTAAGTAGCTGTTCTTTACCCGGGCTAGCCAGTGGTAATGACGAAAATACAATTAGTATTGCTGGAGGTTCAACATCTGAAATTCAGATTCTTGCTAATGTCGTAAAAGGAATGATTGAGCATTACACGGAAAAAGATGCTGTTATCATCAATAATCTAGCAACTACAACCGTTATCCATCAATCAATGATCAACGGAGATACCAGTATTTCTGCTGCTCGTTATACAGGAACTGATTTGACTGGTACGTTGCAGCTTCCTCCTGAAAAAGAGCCGGATAAAGCGTTCGATATCGTCAAAAAAGAATTTCAGTCTCGTTATCAACAAACTTGGTTTCCTTCTTATGGCTTTGCCAACACTTATGCGTTCATGGTGACAAAAGAAACAGCTGAAAAATACAATCTAAAAAAAATCAGTGACTTGAAAAATGTCGCCGATCAACTGACTGCTGGTGCTGATACCTCGTGGATCGATCGACAAGGAGATGGCTATAAAGGATTTACCGAGGAATACGGCTTTGATTTTAAACGAGTTTTCCCAATGCAAATTGGGTTGGTTTACGATGCTGTTGCTGCCGGTAAAATGGATGTCGTACTTGGCTACTCCACAGATGGACGAATCGGCAGTTATGATTTGGTCATGCTGGAAGATGACCTCAAGTTCTTTCCACCTTATGACGCCAGTATCGTAGCGACAGATGCTATTTTGAAAGATAATCCTGAACTAAAGGATATTTTAAGTAAACTATCTGGAACAATATCAACAAAAAAAATGCAGGAATTAAATTACCAAGCGGATAATGATTTAATGGAACCCGCCATCGTTGCAGAACGATTTTTGAAAGACAATCACTATTTTGATACGGAAGGAGGCAATAACTAA
- a CDS encoding ABC transporter permease, whose translation MENLQDMNLIEQFFYYFSQNGSYVFSQVVRHFLISVYGVLFAAIIGIPIGIFISRRYKLAGWVISIANLIQTVPSLAMLSILMLGLGLGVNTVIVTVFLYSLLPIIKNTYTGMRQVDNNILDVGKGMGMTKLQRLYMVELPLSVSVIMAGIRNALVVAIGITAIGAFVGAGGLGDIIIRGTNATNGTSIILVGALPTALMAIFTDWILGMIEHRLDPASKHSS comes from the coding sequence ATGGAAAATCTACAAGATATGAATCTTATTGAGCAGTTTTTCTATTACTTCAGCCAAAACGGCAGCTACGTCTTCAGCCAAGTGGTTCGTCACTTTCTAATTTCGGTTTACGGTGTGCTGTTCGCAGCAATCATTGGTATTCCAATCGGTATCTTCATTTCACGGAGGTATAAATTGGCTGGCTGGGTCATCAGCATTGCTAATTTGATTCAAACCGTTCCCTCTCTTGCCATGCTGTCTATTTTGATGTTGGGCTTAGGATTGGGTGTCAACACTGTTATTGTAACTGTCTTCCTTTACTCCTTACTCCCAATTATCAAAAATACGTACACTGGTATGCGCCAAGTAGACAATAATATTCTTGATGTTGGTAAGGGGATGGGTATGACAAAGCTTCAGCGACTCTATATGGTTGAGTTGCCGCTGTCTGTTTCGGTAATTATGGCTGGTATTCGTAACGCGTTAGTTGTTGCGATCGGTATCACAGCAATCGGTGCATTTGTTGGAGCCGGTGGCTTAGGAGATATCATCATCCGAGGGACCAATGCAACAAACGGTACGTCGATCATTCTGGTTGGTGCCTTACCCACAGCCTTGATGGCCATCTTTACAGACTGGATACTGGGAATGATCGAGCATCGCCTTGATCCGGCAAGTAAACATTCTTCTTGA
- a CDS encoding AraC family transcriptional regulator, whose translation MSWIEKLNQAIDYIEINLDSEISYQEISKIVGCSIYNFQRIFSYVAGRPLAEYIRNRRLTMAAYEVMNTKGRLIDIAMKYGYVSQDSFARAFKNFHGTVPSKLRRHTVQLRSCPKLRFHITINGEKYMDYKIEHWPAFKIIGYRYACWDDRSDQTIADVWENIWESGQIDQLMELIQNLEHRPAGLLGVTTDLSKGAFEYMVGVMRHAAVSPTNNSGVKELEIPAATWAVFDGNEKIPGTTERIYQQAYSEWLLGSGYQLNPLPVIECYLQDNRKEIWIAVKTGNTPRE comes from the coding sequence ATGAGTTGGATAGAAAAGTTGAATCAGGCAATTGATTATATTGAAATAAATCTGGACAGTGAGATTTCCTATCAGGAAATTTCAAAAATTGTCGGGTGTTCAATCTATAACTTCCAACGAATTTTTTCGTATGTGGCGGGTCGACCATTAGCGGAATATATAAGGAACCGGCGATTGACGATGGCTGCTTATGAAGTGATGAACACGAAAGGTCGATTGATCGATATTGCGATGAAGTATGGATATGTTTCACAGGATTCTTTTGCCAGGGCTTTTAAAAACTTTCATGGAACCGTGCCTTCAAAGCTGAGAAGGCATACTGTACAGCTTAGATCCTGTCCAAAGCTTCGCTTTCATATTACGATCAACGGGGAGAAGTATATGGATTATAAAATCGAACATTGGCCGGCTTTTAAAATCATAGGCTATCGTTACGCGTGTTGGGACGATCGATCTGATCAGACGATTGCAGATGTTTGGGAGAATATCTGGGAGAGTGGACAGATCGATCAGTTAATGGAATTGATTCAAAATCTGGAGCATCGACCAGCAGGACTTCTTGGGGTAACGACAGATTTGTCAAAGGGTGCATTTGAATACATGGTGGGCGTCATGAGGCATGCAGCCGTTTCGCCAACCAATAATTCAGGAGTAAAAGAGTTGGAAATTCCAGCTGCAACTTGGGCAGTTTTTGATGGCAATGAAAAGATTCCGGGAACGACCGAACGCATATACCAACAGGCATACTCAGAGTGGTTGTTGGGCTCAGGCTATCAGCTGAATCCACTGCCCGTCATCGAATGTTATCTGCAGGATAACAGGAAGGAAATCTGGATTGCAGTAAAAACGGGAAACACACCTAGAGAATGA
- a CDS encoding WYL domain-containing protein: MNPLFHEIYGKYFRLLATVLQSEDQSEETIRKKLEKDGYGETAFSLLPFLTGEEENWHLFKKQGSRYSSILQNTPTHPVTLLEKRWLKTMLEDQRIHNFLEPTRVAALLEELTEVEPLFSAEMIDYFDRFQEGDSYRERQYAENARNLLQAILTKEVLRIDYQTLGREAVVQHIVFPEKLEYSQKNDKFRLRAKRKTKTESWERVVFNLSEIIHVERLGIIDDSQKSVKIKNKQIVCLLKDDRDTLERAMFHFSNYRKITQKTENDHEYQLTIYYPSQDETELLINILSFGPFLQVIEPQSFIRQIKYRLRCQKELYSPVINDPQEKER, encoded by the coding sequence ATGAATCCACTGTTTCATGAAATTTATGGGAAGTATTTCAGACTGCTTGCTACAGTGTTACAGTCTGAGGATCAGAGTGAAGAAACAATCAGAAAAAAATTGGAGAAAGATGGGTATGGAGAAACTGCTTTTAGTCTTTTGCCATTTTTGACCGGAGAGGAAGAAAATTGGCATCTCTTTAAAAAGCAGGGTAGCAGGTATTCCAGTATTTTACAGAATACCCCTACTCATCCCGTCACACTATTGGAAAAGCGTTGGCTGAAAACGATGCTTGAAGATCAACGTATTCATAACTTTCTAGAACCAACACGTGTTGCGGCTCTTTTGGAAGAACTGACAGAGGTAGAGCCATTGTTTTCTGCTGAGATGATCGATTATTTTGATCGTTTTCAGGAAGGTGATTCGTATCGGGAGCGTCAGTATGCGGAAAATGCGAGAAACCTATTGCAGGCAATTTTGACTAAGGAAGTCTTACGTATTGATTACCAGACCTTGGGTCGCGAGGCCGTAGTTCAGCATATCGTATTCCCAGAGAAACTGGAATATTCTCAGAAAAATGATAAGTTCCGCTTAAGAGCAAAAAGAAAGACAAAAACGGAAAGCTGGGAACGTGTTGTTTTCAATCTCTCTGAAATCATTCATGTAGAACGGCTTGGTATAATAGATGATTCCCAAAAGTCAGTTAAGATAAAGAACAAGCAAATCGTTTGTCTGCTGAAGGATGATAGGGATACGTTGGAACGGGCCATGTTCCACTTTTCCAATTATCGGAAAATTACTCAGAAGACAGAAAATGACCATGAATACCAATTGACGATTTATTATCCTTCTCAAGATGAGACGGAGCTTTTAATCAATATTTTATCCTTTGGTCCATTTCTTCAAGTTATTGAACCACAATCATTTATTCGTCAAATCAAGTATCGATTACGTTGTCAAAAAGAATTGTATTCGCCTGTGATAAATGACCCGCAAGAGAAAGAGCGTTAG
- a CDS encoding WYL domain-containing protein — protein MARKFQELVKNFDTIRKYTRDFYVYGFKERDEFSYGSQRGYDNERRRIESYLSEWIETDIVHGKKRVRLEIDPHKNSSNPLAQVWQSKSFTKNDIFLHFVLLDIFADGEKWTIQEIVDQIDETYLVHFSDGYLLDSLTVRKKIKEYTALGIFIEEKSGRECIYSQVPSLCLDEEVRLAISFYKEIFPIGILGEYLLRGEDREASAFQFKHVFPVQVLDSQVLLQLLEAIRSRREISFQTDRQAFEHFIPVKICSSCESGRQYLIGRVAGKRHLYSIRINFIAAVKLEGVARQFEQVEQQFQKQKSLTWNAAFTTRKTQKLHVYLAIDEQKEYYLVRRLEKEKRMGTVTRTGENEYLFSIAVVDMVALNPFLRTFFGRIKRIQCSNRTWEQQFWKDYQQMYALYFGGEQDESTVS, from the coding sequence ATGGCAAGGAAATTTCAAGAGTTGGTAAAAAATTTCGATACGATCCGTAAATATACGAGAGATTTTTATGTGTATGGCTTTAAGGAACGCGATGAATTCTCTTATGGTAGTCAACGAGGTTACGATAATGAACGACGAAGAATCGAGAGTTATTTGTCTGAATGGATTGAGACGGATATCGTTCATGGGAAAAAGCGAGTACGTCTGGAGATCGATCCTCATAAAAATAGCAGCAATCCGCTGGCACAGGTTTGGCAATCAAAATCATTTACAAAGAATGATATCTTTCTACATTTTGTTTTACTTGATATTTTCGCTGATGGAGAGAAATGGACGATACAGGAAATCGTCGATCAAATCGATGAAACTTACTTAGTCCATTTTAGTGATGGGTATCTTTTAGACTCATTGACAGTCAGAAAGAAAATCAAGGAATATACAGCGCTAGGGATTTTTATAGAGGAAAAAAGTGGGCGGGAATGTATTTATTCTCAAGTACCGTCATTGTGTTTGGATGAAGAAGTTCGGTTGGCAATCAGCTTTTATAAAGAAATATTTCCGATTGGGATCTTAGGCGAATACCTTCTGAGAGGAGAAGACAGAGAAGCTTCTGCTTTTCAGTTTAAGCATGTTTTTCCTGTTCAAGTGCTAGACAGCCAAGTGTTGCTGCAATTGCTCGAAGCAATTCGATCAAGAAGAGAGATTTCCTTTCAAACAGATCGACAGGCATTTGAACACTTCATTCCTGTGAAAATTTGTTCCAGCTGTGAGTCTGGTCGTCAATATCTGATTGGTCGAGTAGCTGGGAAGCGACACCTCTATTCTATTCGTATCAATTTTATTGCTGCAGTTAAACTTGAAGGTGTTGCTAGACAGTTTGAGCAAGTCGAGCAGCAATTTCAAAAACAAAAGAGCTTAACTTGGAATGCAGCATTTACAACGAGAAAAACGCAGAAGCTGCATGTTTATCTAGCCATTGATGAACAGAAAGAATACTATTTGGTCCGTCGTTTGGAGAAAGAAAAGCGGATGGGAACAGTAACCCGCACAGGAGAAAATGAATACCTATTTTCTATTGCAGTAGTAGATATGGTTGCCCTCAATCCTTTTCTGCGTACTTTTTTTGGCCGAATCAAGCGTATCCAGTGTAGCAATCGTACGTGGGAACAGCAATTTTGGAAGGATTACCAGCAGATGTATGCGCTGTATTTTGGAGGTGAACAGGATGAATCCACTGTTTCATGA
- a CDS encoding class I SAM-dependent methyltransferase, translating to MAIIKLSSTNPALSYILYKNPASGIQLRRIRKGMGYGWYHGEQKYLAYFTDQGTTALSFRPNREEEFHYLNVSQYQAPLVYLALITEFFDHPLKLQEQDSNGFEHCLELPFIAIKREHFLLFFQRQFPDIQFEYTELMPGHGSLVLHTMRPLHDLLHTTQLFLLFQALFAKEFLDESDTLIQKYVHSLNAVDAPFYIRNLFVRNFMGRRNYFNRFIEEASATTRYTIDFSFGGTGLQRRNLAESLLTFDYPILDVGCGEGFYIAAFSKQLGSLPYYAIDIDPEVLATAQQRAEKKELENVTFYSSLENWEKLTITEAVDVLMMEVIEHMPQEEAAALIKAVLEKNTHQLILSTPNKEFNTYYDLTDEKKRHEDHHWEMTRPEFQQWLSKIIDQTSYTLEFLAIGDTVDGIPTTQGARILRKERKG from the coding sequence ATGGCAATTATCAAACTTTCATCAACCAACCCAGCGCTCTCTTACATACTTTATAAAAATCCAGCTAGCGGTATTCAATTGAGACGAATCCGAAAGGGGATGGGCTACGGCTGGTATCACGGTGAACAGAAATACCTCGCTTACTTTACCGATCAGGGAACGACAGCTCTATCCTTTCGACCAAACAGAGAGGAAGAATTTCATTATCTAAATGTGTCTCAATATCAAGCGCCTTTAGTCTATCTGGCCTTGATCACTGAATTTTTTGATCATCCATTAAAGCTACAAGAGCAAGACAGTAATGGTTTTGAGCACTGCTTAGAACTACCGTTTATTGCCATTAAAAGAGAGCACTTCCTGCTCTTCTTCCAGCGTCAATTTCCAGATATCCAGTTTGAATATACTGAGCTCATGCCCGGACATGGCAGTCTGGTACTGCATACCATGCGTCCACTCCATGATCTGCTTCATACTACGCAGTTATTTTTACTTTTTCAAGCTTTGTTTGCGAAAGAATTTCTAGATGAGTCGGACACCTTGATTCAAAAATATGTCCACTCCTTAAATGCGGTCGATGCGCCTTTTTACATCAGAAATTTATTTGTCCGTAATTTTATGGGACGTAGAAATTACTTTAACCGTTTTATCGAAGAAGCTTCAGCGACCACTCGCTATACGATTGATTTCAGCTTTGGCGGAACAGGTTTGCAGCGAAGAAATCTGGCAGAATCCTTGTTGACCTTCGATTATCCTATTTTAGATGTCGGCTGCGGTGAAGGCTTTTATATTGCTGCTTTCAGTAAGCAGTTAGGCTCATTGCCCTATTATGCAATAGATATTGATCCAGAGGTTCTGGCGACCGCACAACAACGCGCAGAGAAAAAGGAGCTGGAAAACGTAACCTTCTATTCTTCCTTAGAAAACTGGGAGAAATTGACTATAACTGAAGCAGTCGATGTTTTGATGATGGAGGTCATCGAACATATGCCACAAGAAGAAGCTGCTGCACTGATCAAAGCTGTTTTAGAAAAAAATACGCATCAGCTTATTCTTTCAACACCGAACAAAGAATTCAATACCTATTACGATTTAACAGATGAAAAAAAACGACATGAAGACCATCACTGGGAAATGACTCGTCCTGAATTTCAGCAATGGCTTTCCAAAATTATTGATCAAACCAGCTATACGCTCGAATTTCTGGCGATAGGTGATACGGTAGATGGCATTCCTACAACACAGGGTGCTCGTATTTTAAGAAAAGAAAGGAAGGGCTAA
- a CDS encoding metallophosphoesterase, translating to MLIQTNTHTIFLLIGPTECGKTTFSKEVLMKQLSFQDEENNFYSNVQYISSDDLRQEVLGHAYDKYDQVMLEASNIAFPYLRKKLEFVTTYPVSAEFVIVDTTGLAKEFRQEILDIAKAQNYNIEAIVFDYKNRDDFYASERSRRLISTHIQRLKREALPSLAKENYHAIHRIPKKDFSDITVTIADKEEYLSCLLPPEQTYTVVGDVHECIQTLQDLLTRLGHTLTDGQLMINEHNGKVILNGDWIDKGKQTKAIVEFLYTNREQLLFTIGNHEHFVYHYLRGEIKGVDPQILTSYFDSISVLQKDEPLREKFFALVEQAKPFYRRIGGEQQSFIVTHAPCKQKYLGKLNTSAKRRQRNFRLDREQLIEPQLAFLEKESYFNLPLHIFGHVACEAPFRLKNKRSVDTGAASGNRLTAIKVLPYKTMLYSVSTAVGEGAAEKLPQLFSKPKKPSWHSLPEDKQRRLRYMAKNQVQYLSGTMSPSAADPEANELESLEKGLNYFKDNGVEHVVLQPKYMGSRCNIYLSTAIDQCFAITRNGYLVQRLDLVPVYQQLLLKFNSYMIENNIATLLLDGELMPWSALGKGLIEKEYQPIALGIEKELAFLSDNGFETAYQEAIYKMNQTDYQIDRHHKDKKALSALYGSYPARQFALLAETEKQQVHLKDQTAYLETYKKQIELYGYESELTYKPFNLLKIIYTNGKEEIPEQKTSAIYSFLSDDPYLLLDLTHPTALTDAQTYFQDITVERQMEGVVIKPETINNDKVAPFMKVRNKEYLTLIYGYDYCAEKRYHKLISDKKIKGKLASSIKEAKLAEELLNIPRNEISEANSEYMDLLASMIFEFEKEKALDPRL from the coding sequence ATGCTTATTCAAACAAACACTCACACGATCTTTCTATTGATCGGCCCAACTGAATGTGGAAAAACAACCTTCTCCAAAGAAGTTCTTATGAAGCAGCTTAGCTTCCAAGACGAAGAAAATAATTTTTACAGCAATGTCCAATACATCTCCTCTGATGATCTTCGACAAGAAGTATTGGGACACGCTTATGATAAATACGATCAAGTCATGTTGGAAGCAAGCAATATTGCATTTCCTTATTTACGTAAAAAGCTGGAATTTGTGACGACTTACCCTGTCTCTGCAGAATTTGTCATTGTGGATACGACCGGACTGGCAAAAGAGTTTAGACAAGAAATTCTTGATATCGCCAAAGCGCAAAACTACAATATTGAAGCTATTGTTTTTGATTACAAAAACCGTGATGATTTCTATGCCAGTGAACGTTCTCGCCGGTTGATCAGCACGCACATCCAACGATTGAAGCGAGAGGCTCTTCCTTCCTTGGCAAAGGAAAACTATCATGCCATTCATCGTATTCCTAAAAAAGATTTCTCTGATATTACGGTGACCATTGCTGATAAAGAGGAGTACCTTTCCTGTCTCCTTCCACCTGAACAGACATATACAGTAGTCGGGGATGTTCATGAATGCATTCAGACTTTGCAAGACTTATTGACACGACTTGGGCATACCTTGACAGATGGACAATTGATGATCAATGAGCACAATGGAAAGGTCATTCTAAATGGAGACTGGATCGATAAAGGAAAGCAGACCAAAGCAATCGTCGAGTTTCTCTACACAAACCGTGAACAACTTCTTTTTACCATCGGAAACCATGAGCATTTTGTTTATCACTATCTGAGAGGCGAAATCAAAGGAGTCGATCCTCAAATCTTGACCAGCTATTTTGATTCCATCTCCGTTCTTCAAAAAGATGAGCCGCTACGAGAAAAATTCTTTGCTCTGGTTGAACAGGCGAAACCCTTTTATCGTAGAATCGGTGGTGAGCAACAATCCTTTATCGTGACACATGCCCCTTGTAAACAGAAGTATTTAGGCAAGCTCAATACTTCTGCCAAAAGAAGACAGCGGAATTTTCGGTTGGATAGAGAACAGCTGATTGAGCCGCAACTGGCATTCTTGGAAAAAGAAAGTTACTTCAATTTACCGCTGCATATTTTTGGTCATGTAGCTTGTGAAGCACCTTTCCGCCTCAAAAATAAGCGCAGCGTGGATACCGGGGCAGCTTCCGGAAATAGGCTGACAGCAATTAAAGTTCTTCCCTATAAAACCATGCTTTATTCTGTCTCGACAGCAGTTGGTGAAGGGGCTGCGGAAAAACTGCCGCAACTTTTTTCAAAGCCTAAGAAACCGTCTTGGCACTCTTTACCGGAAGACAAGCAACGTCGTTTGCGTTATATGGCCAAGAATCAGGTACAATATCTTTCTGGAACTATGTCTCCTTCCGCAGCTGATCCTGAAGCCAATGAGTTGGAATCACTGGAAAAAGGGTTGAACTACTTTAAAGATAATGGTGTTGAACACGTCGTTCTGCAGCCAAAATATATGGGCTCTCGCTGTAATATCTACTTATCTACCGCTATCGATCAATGCTTTGCAATTACAAGAAATGGATACCTTGTTCAGCGTTTGGATCTCGTACCTGTTTATCAACAGCTCCTACTGAAATTCAACTCGTATATGATTGAGAATAATATCGCTACGCTTCTTCTTGACGGCGAGCTAATGCCTTGGAGCGCACTTGGAAAAGGTCTGATTGAAAAAGAATATCAGCCCATTGCATTAGGGATTGAAAAAGAATTGGCCTTTCTTTCTGACAATGGATTCGAAACAGCCTATCAAGAAGCTATCTATAAAATGAATCAAACGGATTACCAAATAGATCGTCATCACAAAGATAAAAAAGCACTGTCCGCACTTTATGGTAGCTATCCGGCAAGACAGTTTGCATTATTGGCAGAAACTGAGAAGCAACAGGTCCACCTGAAGGATCAGACAGCTTATCTTGAAACATATAAAAAACAGATTGAGTTATATGGCTATGAATCTGAGCTTACCTATAAACCTTTTAACTTGTTGAAAATCATTTATACCAATGGAAAAGAGGAGATTCCAGAACAAAAAACTTCGGCTATCTACTCATTCTTGTCAGATGATCCCTATCTATTGCTTGATTTGACTCACCCTACTGCTTTAACAGATGCACAAACCTATTTTCAAGACATCACAGTTGAGCGCCAAATGGAAGGGGTTGTTATTAAACCCGAGACAATTAATAACGATAAAGTCGCTCCGTTCATGAAAGTCCGAAACAAGGAGTATCTGACATTGATTTATGGCTACGATTATTGTGCTGAAAAACGTTACCATAAGCTGATCTCAGATAAAAAAATCAAAGGGAAGCTTGCATCCTCTATAAAAGAGGCCAAATTAGCAGAAGAGCTATTGAACATCCCACGGAATGAAATTTCAGAAGCAAACTCGGAATACATGGACCTTCTTGCAAGTATGATTTTCGAATTCGAAAAGGAGAAAGCGTTAGATCCAAGGCTATAA